Below is a genomic region from Pseudomonas berkeleyensis.
TCCGCTCCAGCTCGATCTGCAGGGCTACCTGCGAGGAATGGGCGATATGCCCGCAGTCGGCGAGCAGGCCATCGGAAATGTCCAGCGCTGCCGTGGCCCGCCCGCGCAAGGCCTGGCCCAGGGCCAGCTGTGGTTGCGGCAACCAGTAGCGTGCCAGCAGCGCTTCGCTGATATCGGCAGCAGCTTCGCGCTGCCCCAATACCAGCGGCAGGGCACCCGCCGCGTCGCCGAGCTCGCCACCGACGCAGAGCAGATCACCAACCCGCGCGCCACTACGCAACAGCGCCTGCCCGGCAGGCACGCGCCCGAACACGGTCAGCGTCAGGCTCAGCGGGCCGCGCGTGGTATCACCGCCGACCAGCGCCAGCGAGCAATTCTGCGCCATCAGCTGCAGGCCACGGGCGAACTCGGCCAACCAGGTTTCACTGGCACTCGGCAAGGTCAGAGCGAGGGTAAAGGCCAACGGCGTAGCGCCCATGGCAGCCAGATCACTGGCGGAGACAGCCAGCGCACGCTGACCGAGAAGAAAGGCATCGCAGGATTCGGGGAAATGCACTCCGGTGACCAGCGTGTCGGTGGACACCGCCAGCTGCTCGCCTGCCGGCACCGCCAGTAACGCGCAGTCATCGCCGATACCGCGAACCACGCCGTCGCCACCCTGGGCACAGGGCGCAGCGGCGAAGTATCGGCGGATCAGCTCGAACTCACCCATGGGCAAGTGACAATCTGCTGCGTGTCGGCCCTGCATAAAAGAGACAGGGCTCCAGCTCGCGAGATCGTAAATCGAGCATGCAGAAAGGCCTCAACGCTTGTTGGCGTTGACTTCGGCCGCACGCAGCTTGGGCGCGAGCTTGTCCAGAATGCCGTTGACGAACTTGTGACCGTCGGTGGCACCGAACACCTTGGCCAGCTCGATACCCTCGTTGATCACCACCTTGTAGGGGACGTCGACGCGGTTTTTCAGCTCATAGGTGGACAGACGCAGGATGGCCAGCTCGACCGGGTCGATCTCCTCCAGAGGGCGATCGAGCAAGGGCGTGAAGGACTCGTCCAGCTCGGTCTTCTGCCGCGGCACACCGTGCAGGATCTCGTGGAAGTAAGCACCATCGACCTTGCTGAAATCGTTGTCGACACGAAACTGCGCTTCGATCTCGTTCAGCGGCTGACCGGCGATGTGCCAGGAATACAGGGCCTGCATGGCCAGGGTACGGGCCTCGCGGCGCGCGAGAATCTTGCTGCTGGGGCCCTTCTTGGCCGGCTGGCCGTTACCGGAGTTGCTCACTTGGCCTCCAACTGCGCCAGCAGGCTGACCATTTCCAGGGCAGACAGCGCAGCTTCGGCACCCTTGTTACCCGCCTTGGTGCCGGAACGCTCGATGGCTTGCTCGATGGAGTCGACGGTCAGTACGCCGAAGGCAACCGGTACGCCGTATTCCATGGAAACCTGGGCCAGGCCCTTGGTGCACTCGCCGGCAACGTATTCGAAGTGCGGGGTGCCGCCACGGATGACCGCGCCGAGGGCGATGATCGCCGCATACTCGCCACGCTGAGCGACCTTCTGGGTAACCAGCGGAATCTCGAAGGCGCCCGGCGCACGGATGATGGTGATGTCGCTTTCGCTAACACCGTGGCGAACCAGGGCGTCGATGGCGCCACTGACCAGGCTCTCGACGACGAAGCTGTTGAAACGGCCTACCACCAGGGCGTATTTGCCCTTCGGGGCGATGAAGGTACCTTCGATGGTCTTCAGGGTCATGACGGGTCTCACATGGGTTAAAGAGCCGGGGCGTCGTGCGCCCCGAAAATAAAATTCGTGCTCCCTTGGGAGCGGGCTTTGCTCCCCTCTCCCATTTATGGGAGAGGGACCGGGGGAGAGGGTTCGGCACTGGCCACAACACCCTCTCCCGCCCTTCGGGCCGCTTTTAATCAGCCGGCAGGTATTCTACAACCTCGAGATCGAAGCCGGATATCGCGTTGAACTTCATCGGCGAGCTCATCAGGCGCATCTTGCGCACGCCGAGGTCACGCAGGATCTGCGAACCAGCGCCCACGGTGCTGTAGGTCGCCGGATTGGCCGGCTGTTGGCGACCGATCAGCGCCAACAGCTCGGGACCAGTCAGCGGGTTGCCGAGCAGCAGCACCACGCCGCTACCAGCCTTGGCCACCTCGGCCATCGCCGCACGCATGCTCCAGCGCCCCGGCTGATTGACCAGGAACAGGTCGCGCAGGGGATCCATGTTGTGCACACGCACCAGAGTCGGCTCTTCGGAGCAGATGGTGCCCAGGGTCAGCGCCATGTGCGCGGTGTTCTCAACGCCATCGCGATAGGTCACCAGGTTGAACTGGCCCAGCTCGGTATCCAGCGGCTGCTCGCTGACGCGCTCGACGGTACGTTCATGAATCAGCCGATAGTGGATCAGGTCGGCAATGGTGCCGATCTTCAGACCGTGCTCTTCAGCGAACTTCTCCAGCTCCGGGCGACGCGCCATGGTGCCGTCGTCGTTCATGATCTCGCAGATCACCCCGCTCGGCTCGAAGCCCCCCATACGCGCCAGGTCGCAAGCTGCCTCGGTGTGGCCGGCACGCGCCAGCACGCCGCCAGGCTGGGCCATCAGCGGGAAGATATGGCCGGGGCTGACGATATCCTCAGCCACCGCATTACGCGCCACGGCAGCCTGCACGGTGCGGGCGCGGTCGGCGGCGGAGATGCCGGTGGTCACGCCTTCGGCCGCCTCGATGGAGACGGTGAACTTGGTGCCAAAGCCGGAACCGTTGCGCGGCGCCATCAGCGGCAGCTTGAGCAGCTCGCAGCGCTCGCGGGTCATCGGCATGCAGATCAGGCCACGGGCGAAACGGGCCATGAAGTTGATGTGCTCGGCGGTGACGCATTCGGAGGCGATGATGATGTCGCCTTCGTTCTCGCGATCCTCGTCATCCATGAGGATGACCATCTTGCCGGCGCGGATGTCTTCGATCAGTTCTTCAGCGGTATTGAGCGCCATCGGGGCGTCTCCTCAATTCTTCAGGTAGCCGTGTTCGGCGAGAAAGCTTTCGGTCAGGCCCGAGGCCTTGGGTTCTGCGGCCTTGTCACCGAGCAGCAGGCGCTCCAGGTAACGTGCCAGCAGGTCGACCTCGAGGTTGACCTTACGCCCGGCCTGGTAGTCGACCATGATGGTCTCGGCCAGGGTATGCGGCACGATGGTCAGCTCGAATTCGGCGCCATCGACCGCGTTGACGGTCAGACTGGTGCCGTCGACGGTGATCGAACCCTTATGGGCGATGTATTTGGCCAGCTCACGCGGCGCGCGCACCTTGAACTGCACGGCGCGGGCGTTATCGGCGCGCGAGACGATCTCGCCGACGCCGTCGACGTGACCGCTGACCAGATGGCCGCCGAGGCGACTGGTCGGCGTCAGGGCCTTTTCCAGATTGACGGCGCTGCCGGGTTTGAGGTCGATGAAGGCGGTACGCGCCAGCGTCTCGCGACTGACATCGGCCCAGAAGCCGTCGCCGGGCAGCTCCACGGCGGTCAGGCAGATGCCGTTGACCGCGATACTGTCGCCGAGCTTGACGTCACCCAGGTCGAGCTTGCCGGTTGCCACGTAGACACGAACGTCACCGCCCTTGGGCGTCATGGCGCGGATACTGCCGATGGCTTCGATTATGCCGGTGAACATGCGCCCTCCGAATCTTGCTTGAAGATAATGCACAGCATGGATGAACTCCTGTTTTGGTCAAAAACAGGGCAATGCCGATCGATAGGGATTTCACGGGCACGCTCGAGGCGCCCGAGGAGGGAATCCCGCTCTCTCTTTATCCGGACTATACCGTCGGCCCCGGAATCTCACCGGGTCTGCTAGACCTCGCGCGGCAGGAGCCGTGGCGAGCGCTCGCGGGCTAGGCCTTGAAGACCATTACCGCCGGTGGGGAATCACACCCCGCCCTGAGAACGTTGCGGCCACATGAAAATAGCCGCGTGGCGTTTTACCACATTTATCATCGCGGCGCATGGGGCGTAGGGTGCGCCATGCGCACCAGGGTTAACCACTGATTTACCAGAGCAGCGGCTGTGCCCGCTGTAGTCGTTGCCACTGAACAAGGGGGATATAGGTAGAACCGCAGTGGCCGCGGCGCGCACAGGGCCCCCTACTTGACCTTGGGTACCGCTGTGATCTGCCAGTCGTCGCCGACGGCGCGAATATCGACGATCTGCAACTCCGGCGCCTCGGCCATGCGATTGAGCGGCAACTCGAGCAGCGGCCGGGCACTGGAGCCGAGCAGCTTGGGCGCGACGAAGATACGGTACTCGTCCACCAGCCCGGCACGGGCGAAGGCGCCAGCCAGACGCGGCCCGGCTTCCACCAGCACTTCGTTGACACCCCGCGAAGCCAGCTCCAGCAGCAGCTTGCGCAGATCGACATGACCGTTGCTGCCCGGCACAGCGAGCAACTCGTGGCCGTCCTCCTGGTAGCGATCACGGGCGGCAGCAGCGGCGCACGTAGCCACCAGGGCCGGGCCGACCTGGAAGAAGGTCTTGCTCAACGGCACCCGCAGGCGGCCATCGACCAGCACACGCAGAGGCGGACGACGCTGCGCCAGTGCCGTCATCTCCGCCCCCAGGCCCAGCTCGTCAGCACGCACGGTCAGCCGCGCGTCATCTGCCAGCACCGTATCGGCACCGCTGAGCACCACGCTGGCCTGCGCACGCAAGCGCTGCACTGCGGAGCGTGCTGCCGGCCCGGTGATCCACTGGCTTTCGCCACTGGCCATGGCGGTGCGCCCATCCAGGCTCATCGCCAGCTTCACCCGCACGAACGGCAGGCCCTTCTCCATGCGTTTGATGAAGCCGGCGTTGAGCGCTCGCGCCTCATCCTCGAGTACGCCACTGGCGACCTCGATACCGGCCTGGGCCAGACGCAGCAAGCCGCTGCCAGCCACTTGCGGGTTGGGATCCTGCATCGCCGCGACCACCCGGCTGACGCCCGCCGCAACCAGGGCATCGGCGCAAGGCGGCGTGCGACCGTGATGGCTGCAAGGTTCCAGGGTGACGTAGGCGGTCGCGCCACGCGCTTTGTCGCCGGCCTGGCGCAGCGCGTGCACCTCGGCATGTGGCTCGCCGGCACGGGCATGCCAGCCTTCACCAACGATGCGTCCATCCTGCACGATCACGCAACCGACACGAGGGTTGGGATGGGTGGAGTACAGGCCTTTACGCGCCAGCTTGAGGGCGCGCGCCATGAAGAAGGGGTCGCGTTCGCTCATCGGCTTTTCGACGGCTCGCGCGCCAGACGTTCGATTTCCTCGCGGAACTCGTTGAGATCCTGAAAGCGCCGGTAAACCGAGGCGAAACGGATGTAGGCCACTTCGTCGAGCTTGCTCAGCTCGGTCATCACCAGCTCGCCGAGCACCAGCGACTTCACCTCACGCTCACCGGTGGCGCGCAGTTGCTGCTTGATGCGGGCGATGGCCTCTTCCAGACGCTCGACGCTCACCGGGCGTTTTTCCAGCGCGCGCTGCATGCCGGCACGCAACTTCTCTTCGTCGAATGGCTGGCGGCTGCCGTCCTGCTTGATCAGGCGCGGCATCACCAGTTCGGCGGTTTCGAAGGT
It encodes:
- the thiL gene encoding thiamine-phosphate kinase; translation: MGEFELIRRYFAAAPCAQGGDGVVRGIGDDCALLAVPAGEQLAVSTDTLVTGVHFPESCDAFLLGQRALAVSASDLAAMGATPLAFTLALTLPSASETWLAEFARGLQLMAQNCSLALVGGDTTRGPLSLTLTVFGRVPAGQALLRSGARVGDLLCVGGELGDAAGALPLVLGQREAAADISEALLARYWLPQPQLALGQALRGRATAALDISDGLLADCGHIAHSSQVALQIELERIPLSAPLRAFAGEDQARLCALGGGDDYRLAFTLPPALLPELQGDWPEVRVIGRVLAGSGVQLLDASGQLIDPPRGGYQHF
- a CDS encoding riboflavin synthase, encoding MFTGIIEAIGSIRAMTPKGGDVRVYVATGKLDLGDVKLGDSIAVNGICLTAVELPGDGFWADVSRETLARTAFIDLKPGSAVNLEKALTPTSRLGGHLVSGHVDGVGEIVSRADNARAVQFKVRAPRELAKYIAHKGSITVDGTSLTVNAVDGAEFELTIVPHTLAETIMVDYQAGRKVNLEVDLLARYLERLLLGDKAAEPKASGLTESFLAEHGYLKN
- the ribH gene encoding 6,7-dimethyl-8-ribityllumazine synthase gives rise to the protein MTLKTIEGTFIAPKGKYALVVGRFNSFVVESLVSGAIDALVRHGVSESDITIIRAPGAFEIPLVTQKVAQRGEYAAIIALGAVIRGGTPHFEYVAGECTKGLAQVSMEYGVPVAFGVLTVDSIEQAIERSGTKAGNKGAEAALSALEMVSLLAQLEAK
- the ribBA gene encoding bifunctional 3,4-dihydroxy-2-butanone-4-phosphate synthase/GTP cyclohydrolase II; this encodes MALNTAEELIEDIRAGKMVILMDDEDRENEGDIIIASECVTAEHINFMARFARGLICMPMTRERCELLKLPLMAPRNGSGFGTKFTVSIEAAEGVTTGISAADRARTVQAAVARNAVAEDIVSPGHIFPLMAQPGGVLARAGHTEAACDLARMGGFEPSGVICEIMNDDGTMARRPELEKFAEEHGLKIGTIADLIHYRLIHERTVERVSEQPLDTELGQFNLVTYRDGVENTAHMALTLGTICSEEPTLVRVHNMDPLRDLFLVNQPGRWSMRAAMAEVAKAGSGVVLLLGNPLTGPELLALIGRQQPANPATYSTVGAGSQILRDLGVRKMRLMSSPMKFNAISGFDLEVVEYLPAD
- the ribD gene encoding bifunctional diaminohydroxyphosphoribosylaminopyrimidine deaminase/5-amino-6-(5-phosphoribosylamino)uracil reductase RibD, translated to MSERDPFFMARALKLARKGLYSTHPNPRVGCVIVQDGRIVGEGWHARAGEPHAEVHALRQAGDKARGATAYVTLEPCSHHGRTPPCADALVAAGVSRVVAAMQDPNPQVAGSGLLRLAQAGIEVASGVLEDEARALNAGFIKRMEKGLPFVRVKLAMSLDGRTAMASGESQWITGPAARSAVQRLRAQASVVLSGADTVLADDARLTVRADELGLGAEMTALAQRRPPLRVLVDGRLRVPLSKTFFQVGPALVATCAAAAARDRYQEDGHELLAVPGSNGHVDLRKLLLELASRGVNEVLVEAGPRLAGAFARAGLVDEYRIFVAPKLLGSSARPLLELPLNRMAEAPELQIVDIRAVGDDWQITAVPKVK
- the nrdR gene encoding transcriptional regulator NrdR, which gives rise to MHCPFCAANDTKVIDSRLVAEGDQVRRRRECVACGERFTTFETAELVMPRLIKQDGSRQPFDEEKLRAGMQRALEKRPVSVERLEEAIARIKQQLRATGEREVKSLVLGELVMTELSKLDEVAYIRFASVYRRFQDLNEFREEIERLAREPSKSR
- the nusB gene encoding transcription antitermination factor NusB; translation: MSNSGNGQPAKKGPSSKILARREARTLAMQALYSWHIAGQPLNEIEAQFRVDNDFSKVDGAYFHEILHGVPRQKTELDESFTPLLDRPLEEIDPVELAILRLSTYELKNRVDVPYKVVINEGIELAKVFGATDGHKFVNGILDKLAPKLRAAEVNANKR